The Juglans microcarpa x Juglans regia isolate MS1-56 chromosome 8S, Jm3101_v1.0, whole genome shotgun sequence genome has a window encoding:
- the LOC121244220 gene encoding uncharacterized mitochondrial protein AtMg00860-like yields the protein MSFGLTNALAAFMGMMNRVFRPYLDSFVVVFIDDILIYLSSEEDHKQHLRLALENLKENHLYAKFSKCKFWLKEVKFLGRVISSQGVLVDPSKIEAEVSWKRLTNVHEIQSFLGLPGYYRCFMEGFSKLSGPLTALTKKNARYVWTEKCEQSFVELKERLSTALVLALPEPHKPYVVFSDASKSGLGCVLM from the coding sequence ATGTCCTTTGGTCTAACCAATGCCCTTGCTGCCTTCATGGGTATGATGAACAGAGTATTCAGACCATATCTGGATAGCTTTGTTGTTGTATTCATCGAtgatatattgatttatttgagCAGCGAAGAAGATCACAAACAGCATCTCCGTTTAGCATTGGAAAACCTGAAGGAAAATCATTTGTATGCCAAATTCAGTAAGTGTAAGTTTTGGCTTAAGGAGGTAAAATTTTTAGGGCGTGTGATTTCAAGTCAAGGAGTATTAGTCGATCCTAGCAAAATTGAAGCTGAAGTAAGCTGGAAGCGACTGACAAATGTGCATGAAATTCAGAGTTTTCTGGGATTACCTGGTTACTATCGGTGTTTCATGGAGGGATTCTCTAAGTTGTCAGGACCCCTCACTGCCCTAACTAAGAAGAATGCTAGGTATGTCTGGACAGAGAAGTGTGAGCAGAGTTTTGTGGAACTCAAGGAAAGGCTCTCAACTGCGCTGGTACTAGCCTTACCTGAACCTCATAAACCCTATGTAGTATTTAGTGACGCATCCAAATCAGGACTTGGATGTGTGCTCATGTAA
- the LOC121244817 gene encoding E3 ubiquitin-protein ligase AIP2, whose translation MDREEDRLKQELEELQGQLRKKLKFEEAVFTLKSLLRHRYPSASPSLRQLFYSLICRVATVLKTRYTAPGFWLAGLGLFEEAESLLSVPSEKEHLKACIVQAREHLHQLSNPSEASESAQNMSSGGYLFEGHLTVDPEPPQPQWLVQSNLLTTAATLFAAESSQGLEENNPTTENAASLLQELMSRLGDVLPLIPENDAMPRIAPPASKEVVAKLPVITVTEEILAKLGKEAECAICKENLVVSDKMQELPCKHTFHPPCLKPWLDAHNSCPICRHELQTDDHSYESWKEREKEAEEERKGAANAVRGGEYMYV comes from the exons ATGGATCGGGAGGAGGATCGTTTGAAACAAGAGTTGGAGGAATTGCAGGGACAGCTTCGGAAGAAGCTAAAGTTCGAGGAGGCGGTCTTCACCCTCAAGTCTCTACTCCGACACCGTTACCCCTCTGCATCTCCCTCTCTCCGCCAATTG TTTTACTCTCTGATATGCCGGGTTGCAACCGTTTTAAAGACGAGATACACGGCACCCGGTTTCTGGCTCGCGGGATTGGGGCTTTTTGAGGAGGCTGAATCCCTGCTCTCTGTTCCTTCTGAGAAGGAGCACTTGAAGGCGTGCATTGTGCAGGCTAGGGAGCACTTGCACCAATTAAGTAATCCTTCCGAGGCTTCAGAATCAGCACAAAACATGTCAAGTGGAG GGTATCTTTTTGAGGGGCATCTCACAGTGGATCCTGAGCCACCACAGCCTCAGTGGCTGGTGCAATCAAACCTCTTGACTACGGCTGCTACACTCTTTGCCGCTGAGTCTTCTCAAGGTCTGGAAGAAAACAACCCCACGACAGAAAATGCTGCTAGTCTGCTTCAAGAGCTAATGAGCAGGCTAGGGGATGTTTTGCCATTG ATCCCAGAAAATGATGCCATGCCCCGAATAGCGCCACCTGCCAGTAAGGAAGTTGTTGCAAAGCTTCCAGTCATTACTGTTACAGAGGAAATCCTGGCCAAGCTCGGAAAAGAGGCAGAGTGCGCTATTTGCAAGGAGAACTTGGTTGTTAGCGACAAGATGCAAGAGTTGCCTTGCAAGCACACATTCCATCCTCCCTGTCTAAAGCCATGGCTG gATGCTCATAATTCTTGTCCAATTTGTCGCCATGAGTTACAAACTGATGATCATTCCTATGAGAGTTGGAAGGAGCGGGAAAAGGAGGCTGAAGAAGAGAGGAAAGGCGCTGCAAATGCTGTTAGAGGTGGTGAATACATGTATGTCTAA